The following nucleotide sequence is from Bradyrhizobium roseum.
CGTCGCGGCGCGCGCGGCGATGATCGGCGATACCGAGGATGAATACCGCCGCCTGCTCTATGTCGCGATGACGCGCGCCGCCGACCGGCTGATCGTCGGCGGCTGCCTGCCCGGCAACATGCGAAGCGTCCGGCCGCTGTCCTGGTACGATCTGATCACCAGGGGACTCGAGGGTTCCACCCTGCAGCTTCAGGAGATCGAGACCGCCAGCGGACCGGTGAAGCGCTACACGCGCCCCGAGGAAAGCGCGCCGCCGGCCGCGCCCGCGGCAGCACCGACCCCGCCGGCCCCGCTGGTGCTGCCCAACTGGCTGCTGACCCCCGCGCAGCCGGAAATCTCCGCGGAAAGTTTTGTACGGCCATCCGATCCGGCGGAGGACGACAGCCGCAAGGTGCGCGCCGCCGAATCACTCGAACAGCGCGCCCGCGCGCTGCAGCACGGCACGCTGGTGCACCGGCTGCTGCAGTCGCTGCCGGATATGGCCGTGGAGCGCCGCCGCGAGGCCGCGCGGGCCTATCTGGCCCGCAATGCCGATGGCTGGAGCGAAGTAGAACGGCAGGCGCTCGCCGAGAGCACGCTGGCCCTGATCGCCGATTCGCGTTTCGCGGCGGTATTCGCTACCGGCAGCCGGGCCGAGGTCCCGATCGTCGGCCGGCTGGAGCGGCGGAGCGGCCGCCCTGCGCTGGTATCCGGGCAGATCGACCGCCTCGCGGTCACGGAAAGCGAGGTCCTGATCGTCGATTTCAAGACCAACCATGCCCCACCGAGTGACACCGCCGAGGCGCCCAAGGGCTATGTCCGCCAGCTTGCGCTGTACCGGGCGGTGCTGGGCGGGCTTTATCCCCAGCTCCCGGTCCGCGCCGCGCTGCTTTGGACAGAAACCGCTGAATTAATGGAGATTTCGGCCCCCGCGCTGGAGGCCGAACTGGCATCCATCATCTCGGCGTGAGCCGCGCTTGACCGGGCAGGATCGCGTTCATAGGTTTGCCCCTATCATCCCGAGGGCGCGATTCTCATCCGCGCCCTTTTATTCCTAACCGAACGAGGTATTTCCCATGGCCGTTGGCAAGGTTTCTGACGCCGATTTCGAAGCCGAAGTGCTCAAGGCAACCGGGCCGGTGGTCGTCGATTTCTGGGCCGAATGGTGCGGCCCCTGCCGCATGATCGCCCCTGCCCTCGACGAGATTTCCGGCGCGATGGGCGACAAGGTCAAGATCGTGAAGCTGAACGTCGACGAGAGCCCGAAGACGGCCTCGAAATACGGCGTGATGTCGATCCCGACGTTGATGATCTTCAAGGGCGGCGAGATGGCCTCCCGCCAGGTCGGCGCCGCGCCGAAGGCGAAGCTGCAGCAGTGGATCACCGCTGCGGTGTAATCGGGTTTCGATATGCTGATTCTGAAACGGCCGGTGAACAACCGGCCGTTTGTTTTTTGCGGCAGCCGTTCACCCGATCCACCCCGTCGCCAGCGCATGCGCCAGTTCGGGCTGGCGATTCTTTCGCGCCAGTGCGGCCATCGCGTCGTGGTCGTACGGCACATGGCGGAAGGTGACGCCCCAGCCACCAACGGCCGGTTCTAGAATTGCGTAGCGCGCATCGGGCGTGCCGGCCTCGACCGCATGCGGAAACGGATGGACATCGCGAAAGCCGGGCGAACCGACGCTGCCGGGATTGACGATCAACCGCCCGTCGCGAAGCCGCACGGCACGCGCGATGTGCGTGTGTGCGCAGAGGATCAGCGGTTGCGTGATACCGTGGGCATATTTTTCGATCGTCTCAAGAGATGAGATTCGCACGGCGCCGTCGGGCAGCACCGTCTCCAGCCAATAGATCTCATCATTGTCAGGCGTAGCGTGACAAAGAAAAACCTGGCCGCGAAACACGGCCGTTCTTGGTACGGCGCGCAGCCAGTCGAGATGACGGGCTTCGAGCTGCGCATGGGCCGGCCGGTCCCACGAGCCCATCTTCTCCGGGGGACGGTCGATCAGATAGCGATCATGATTGCCGAGCACGTGAACGGCATCGAGCGCCATCAGCGTATCCATGGTCCGCCGCGCGTCGAGCGGGCCGCTCGCCATGTCGCCGAGATGGACGATATCGCTGATGCCCTGCGCGCGGATGTCGGCCAGCACGGCGTCGAGTGCGAGATAGTTTCCGTGCACATCGGCGATCGCGGCAAAACGCATGTGAACTTTCCTGCTTCCGGTTGCATGACCGTGCAAAAACCATGTCACGTCATTTAACTCATTTGGGTGACACCGCCCGGCAACATACTCCTTTGGTTCTATATATGAATCCGTGTTCCGACTGGCCGTCCGTACAATCCTGAGTTAGTATTTTACAACCACCGGGGCTGGCTAGTTCTTAAGCAATCGATATTTCTTCCCGGGTCGCCGCTGGAAGCGATTCCAGCGGCATTTCCGTTCGGGCAGTGCCTATCCCGGCGGCGTGCCGTTGATCGCAAGTACATGGCCGGCGAGATAGAGCGATCCCGTGATCAGGATGCGCGGCGGCACTTCATAGACCAGCCGCGACAGCGCGTGCAGCGCCGCTTCGACACCAGCCGCATTTTCCACGCGCATGCCCAGCGCGCGCCCCGCATCCGCCAGCCGATCCGGCGGCATCGCACTATCGCGATCAGGGATCGGCACGGCAATGATGTGCCGCGTCAGGCCGGCGAAATTGGCGAGAAACGCACCGGCATCCTTGTTCGCCATCATGCCGGCGATCACCACCAGCGGGCGCGAGACCCGTTCTTCGAGATCGCCCAATGCTGCCGCCGCGACGCGGCCGCCTTCGGCATTGTGCCCGCCATCGAGCCAGATCTCGCAGCCCTTCGGTCCGTGATCGACGAGCGTGCCCGTGACCAGCCGCTGCATCCGCGCCGGCCATTCGGCATTGACGATGCCCGCTTCGAACGCCGGCATGCCGATTTTGAACGCCTCGATCGCGCGCAGCGTTGCGATGGCAAGACCGGCATTGTCGAACTGATGCCGGCCGAACAGTTTCGGCGCCGCCAGATCCATCAGGCCCCGCTCGTCCTGATAGACCAGCCGCCCGCGCTCGACACCGACATGCCATTGCTGTCCCGCCGCATGCAGCGGCGCGCGCATGCGCTTGGCCTGCGTCTCGATCACCGTCATCGCCTCGCCCGCCTGCTCGGCGCAGATCACCGGCACACCGCGCTTGATGATGGCGGCCTTCTCGCCGGCGATGGATGCCAGCGTGTCGCCGAGGAACTCCATATGATCCATGCTGATGGGCGCGATCACCGTTGCGATCGGCTGCTCGACGACGTTGGTGGCGTCGAGCCGCCCGCCGAGACCGGTTTCCAGCAGCACGACATCGGCGTCGTGTTCGGCGAACAGGCAAAACGCCGCCGCGGTCTGCATCTCGAAGATCGTGATCGGCTCACCCGCGTTGACCTGTTCGCAATGCTCCAGCACCCGCCGCAACCCGGCATCATCCGCCAGCCGGCCACCGCCGGTCTCGCCGATACGAAAACATTCGTTGATCCTGACCAGATAGGGAGAGGTGTAGACGTGCACGCGCAGGCCTGCCGCTTCGAGCGTCGCTCGCAGATAGGCGATCGTTGAGCCCTTGCCGTTGGTTCCCGCGACATGGATCACCGGTGGCGAGAGGCGCTCCGGATGATCGAGTCGCGCCAGCAGACGGTGCATGCGATCAAGACCTAGATCGATCTGCTTCGGATGCAACGCGGACAGCCGCGCGATCAATCCATCGAGCGGCCGGGAATTGGCGGCGGGCAGGTTCACGCGTGGGGCGCAGCCGGCGCGGCTTCCGGCACAGCGACGATTTGCGCCGGGTCGGTGACCTCAGGCGCCGGCTTCGACGCGGACTCGAGCGCCGGTGATTTGGTCAGGATCCGGCACAGCCGCGCCAGCGTCGGGCGCATCTCGTGGCGATGCACGACCATGTCGATCATGCCGTGATCGAGCAGATACTCGGCGCGCTGAAAACCTTCCGGCAGCTTTTCGCGGATCGTCTGTTCGATGACGCGCGCGCCGGCAAAGCCGATCAGCGCGCCGGGCTCGGCGATCTGCACGTCGCCCAGCATGGCGTAGGACGCGGTGACGCCGCCGGTGGTCGGATTGGTCAGCACCACGATGTAGGGCAGTTTGGCCTCGCGCAGCATCTGCACGCCGACGGTGGTGCGCGGCATCTGCATCAGCGACAAGATGCCTTCCTGCATCCGCGCACCGCCAGAGGCCGCGAACATGATGAACGGCGACTTCTTCTCGACCGCCAGTTCGAGCCCGCGCACGATCGCCTCGCCCGCGGCCATGCCGAGCGAACCGCCCATGAAGTCGAAATCCTGCACCGCGACGACGACACCGGCGCCTTCCAGCTTGCCGTAACCGACCTTGATGGCATCGTTCAGCCCGGTCTTGGCGCGTGCGTCCTTGATACGGTCGACGTATTTGCGCTCGTCGCGAAACTTGAGCGGATCGGCCATCACTTCCGGCAGCGCGATGTCGTACCAGGTCTCGTTGTCGAAAATTGATTTCAGCCGCGCCACCGCGCCCATGCGCATGTGGTAGTTCGAGCCGGGGATGACGAACTGATTGGCCTCGACGTCCTTGTAGAACACGAGTTGCCCGGAATCCGGACACTTGATCCACAGATTCTCCGGCGTCTCGCGGCGCAGGATGTTGCGGATTTTCGGCCGGACGACGTTGGTGAGCCAATTCATGGTTCGCTCCGAAATGCGGTTAGGCGCATTGACTGGGATATGGCGACCGGGACCTAGCCCAACAAGCCGCGACTCAGCCCTATTCCACCCAATTATGGCTTATTCTGCGGCCTGTTTCGCGCCCTTTACGCCTTGCGCCAGGGCCGATGCCAGATCGGCCACGGCACCGACCGTCTTCGGGGTCGCGCGGCCCTCGCCATCGAGGCTGGCGTGGAGCGCATCGACCAGCGCGGTGCCGACCACGGCGCCGTTGGCCTTCTGCGCGATGGCCCGCGCGGCGTCCGGCGTGCGGATACCGAAGCCGACGCAAACCGGCAGTTTGGTGTGGCGCTTGATGCGGGCGACGGCCTCGCCGACGACATTGGAGTCGGCGGCCGCGCCCCCGGTGATCCCGGCGATGGAGACGTAGTAGACGAAGCCGGAGGTATTCGCGAGCACCGCGGGCAGACGCTTGTCGTCGGTGGTCGGCGTCGCCAGGCGGATGAAATTGAGTCCCGCCTTCATCGCGGGAATGCAGAGTTCGGTATCTTCCTCGGGCGGCAGGTCGACGATGATCAGGCCGTCGACGCCGGCGGCTTTGGCATCGGCGAGGAACTTGTCGACGCCGTAGATGTAGATCGGATTGTAGTAGCCCATCAGTACCAGCGGCGTGGCGTTGTCGTCCTTGCGGAAGCCGCGGACCATCTCCAGCGTCTTCTTCAAGGTCATGCCGGCCTTCAGCGCGCGCAGGCCCGCCGCCTGGATCGAGGGCCCGTCCGCCATCGGATCGGTAAAGGGCATGCCGATCTCGATGATGTCGGCGCCGGCCTTCGGCAGCGCCTTGATGATGCTGAGCGACGTCGCGGGGTCCGGATCGCCGGCCATCAGGAAGGTGACGAACGCCGAGCGGCCCTGCTTGGCGAGTTCGGCAAAACAAGCGTCGATGCGAGTGGTCACTTCTTCCTGCCCTTCAAGATGTCGCCGACCTGCGGCACGTCCTTGTCGCCGCGCCCGGACAGGTTGACCACCATCAAATGATCTTTCGGCCGCTTCGGGGCGAGCTCCAACACCTTTGCGATGGCGTGCGCCGGTTCGAGCGCGGGAATGATGCCTTCCAGCCGGGACAGCAGCTGGAACGCCTCCAGCGCCTCTTCATCGGTCGCCGACAGATAGGTGACGCGACCGGTCTCGTGCAGCCACGAGTGTTCCGGGCCGATGCCGGGATAATCCAGCCCCGCCGAGATCGAATGCGCGTCCTGGATCTGGCCGTCCTCGTCCATCAGCAAATAGGTGCGGTTGCCATGCAGCACGCCGGGCCGGCCGCCGGCGATCGAAGCGGCATGAAGCTGCGTCAGGCCATGCCCCGCGGCCTCCACGCCAAAGATTTCGATGGAGGGATCGTCCAGGAAGGGATGAAACAGCCCCATCGCGTTGGAGCCGCCGCCGATGCAGGCGATCAGCGAATCCGGCAGGCGGCCCTCGATCTCCTGCATCTGGGTACGCGTCTCGTCGCCGATCACGGACTGGAAATCGCGAACCATCATCGGGTAGGGATGC
It contains:
- the accD gene encoding acetyl-CoA carboxylase, carboxyltransferase subunit beta → MNWLTNVVRPKIRNILRRETPENLWIKCPDSGQLVFYKDVEANQFVIPGSNYHMRMGAVARLKSIFDNETWYDIALPEVMADPLKFRDERKYVDRIKDARAKTGLNDAIKVGYGKLEGAGVVVAVQDFDFMGGSLGMAAGEAIVRGLELAVEKKSPFIMFAASGGARMQEGILSLMQMPRTTVGVQMLREAKLPYIVVLTNPTTGGVTASYAMLGDVQIAEPGALIGFAGARVIEQTIREKLPEGFQRAEYLLDHGMIDMVVHRHEMRPTLARLCRILTKSPALESASKPAPEVTDPAQIVAVPEAAPAAPHA
- the trpA gene encoding tryptophan synthase subunit alpha, producing MTTRIDACFAELAKQGRSAFVTFLMAGDPDPATSLSIIKALPKAGADIIEIGMPFTDPMADGPSIQAAGLRALKAGMTLKKTLEMVRGFRKDDNATPLVLMGYYNPIYIYGVDKFLADAKAAGVDGLIIVDLPPEEDTELCIPAMKAGLNFIRLATPTTDDKRLPAVLANTSGFVYYVSIAGITGGAAADSNVVGEAVARIKRHTKLPVCVGFGIRTPDAARAIAQKANGAVVGTALVDALHASLDGEGRATPKTVGAVADLASALAQGVKGAKQAAE
- the trxA gene encoding thioredoxin, yielding MAVGKVSDADFEAEVLKATGPVVVDFWAEWCGPCRMIAPALDEISGAMGDKVKIVKLNVDESPKTASKYGVMSIPTLMIFKGGEMASRQVGAAPKAKLQQWITAAV
- a CDS encoding metallophosphoesterase family protein; the encoded protein is MRFAAIADVHGNYLALDAVLADIRAQGISDIVHLGDMASGPLDARRTMDTLMALDAVHVLGNHDRYLIDRPPEKMGSWDRPAHAQLEARHLDWLRAVPRTAVFRGQVFLCHATPDNDEIYWLETVLPDGAVRISSLETIEKYAHGITQPLILCAHTHIARAVRLRDGRLIVNPGSVGSPGFRDVHPFPHAVEAGTPDARYAILEPAVGGWGVTFRHVPYDHDAMAALARKNRQPELAHALATGWIG
- a CDS encoding bifunctional folylpolyglutamate synthase/dihydrofolate synthase, with protein sequence MNLPAANSRPLDGLIARLSALHPKQIDLGLDRMHRLLARLDHPERLSPPVIHVAGTNGKGSTIAYLRATLEAAGLRVHVYTSPYLVRINECFRIGETGGGRLADDAGLRRVLEHCEQVNAGEPITIFEMQTAAAFCLFAEHDADVVLLETGLGGRLDATNVVEQPIATVIAPISMDHMEFLGDTLASIAGEKAAIIKRGVPVICAEQAGEAMTVIETQAKRMRAPLHAAGQQWHVGVERGRLVYQDERGLMDLAAPKLFGRHQFDNAGLAIATLRAIEAFKIGMPAFEAGIVNAEWPARMQRLVTGTLVDHGPKGCEIWLDGGHNAEGGRVAAAALGDLEERVSRPLVVIAGMMANKDAGAFLANFAGLTRHIIAVPIPDRDSAMPPDRLADAGRALGMRVENAAGVEAALHALSRLVYEVPPRILITGSLYLAGHVLAINGTPPG